One segment of Triticum aestivum cultivar Chinese Spring chromosome 2A, IWGSC CS RefSeq v2.1, whole genome shotgun sequence DNA contains the following:
- the LOC123188001 gene encoding uncharacterized protein has protein sequence MRRRYSLLDALSIRDMMLRDYFSAGMVQPPPLYTSSIAPNGTEEAPSQSIEGMAKAHGAAAALSPDGGYTSDTHDEGGPQEKEGDGRRFAATDQGPKPVGRHNSLSDHVSEWVSSIDSESLCIAEEEDVAVDDQSKDLTDYVARPRPIVAGEESGRSVEKGKQVQ, from the coding sequence ATGCGGCGGCGTTACTCCCTCCTCGATGCGCTGTCGATCCGCGACATGATGCTGCGGGACTACTTCTCCGCCGGTATGGTCCAACCCCCTCCCCTCTACACTTCCTCCATAGCCCCTAACGGAACGGAAGAGGCACCCAGCCAGTCTATCGAGGGGATGGCAAAGGCgcatggcgcggcggcggctcTATCCCCCGACGGCGGGTACACGTCGGACACGCACGACGAGGGCGGGCCGCaagaaaaagaaggagatggcagacGATTCGCCGCCACCGACCAAGGTCCCAAACCAGTGGGTCGCCACAACTCCCTGAGCGACCACGTCAGCGAGTGGGTTAGTAGCATTGACAGCGAAAGCCTCTGCatcgccgaggaggaggacgtcgctGTCGACGACCAGAGCAAGGACCTCACGGACTACGTAGCTCGCCCGCGTCCCATCGTGGCCGGGGAGGAGTCAGGTAGGAGTGTAGAAAAGGGCAAGCAGGTACAATGA
- the LOC123188000 gene encoding UDP-arabinopyranose mutase 3, with translation MAAPTTPLLKDKLDIVIPTIRNLDFLEMWRPFFQPYHLIIVQDGDPAKVIKVPEGFDYELYNRNDVNRILGPKASCISFKDSACRCFGYMVSKKKYIYTIDDDCFVAKDPSGKDINALEQHIKNLLSPSTPFFFNTLYDPYREGADFVRGYPFSLREGAPTAVSHGLWLNIPDYDAPTQLVKPRERNNRYVDAVLTIPKGTLFPMCGMNLAFDRELIGPAMYFGLMGDGQPIGRYDDMWAGWCTKVITDHLSLGIKTGLPYIWHSKASNPFVNLKKEYNGIFWQEELIPFFQSVTLSKEATTVQKCYLELAKQVRAKLGKVDGYFNKLADAMVTWIEAWDELNPPKGAITTTNGPALKSK, from the exons atggccgccccgacgacgccgctgcTCAAGGACAAGCTGGACATCGTCATCCCGACGATCCGCAACCTCGACTTCCTGGAGATGTGGCGGCCCTTCTTCCAGCCCTACCACCTCATCATCGTGCAGGACGGCGACCCGGCCAAGGTCATCAAGGTGCCCGAGGGCTTCGACTACGAGCTCTACAACCGCAACGACGTCAACCGCATCCTCGGCCCCAAGGCCTCCTGCATCTCCTTCAAGGACTCGGCCTGCCGCTGCTTCGGATACATGGTCTCCAAGAAGAAGTACATCTACACCATCGACGACGACTGCTTC GTTGCTAAGGACCCATCAGGAAAGGACATCAATGCACTCGAGCAGCACATCAAGAATCTTCTGAGCCCTTCAACTCCATTTTTCTTCAATACTCTGTACGACCCTTACCGTGAGGGTGCTGATTTTGTTCGTGGGTACCCCTTCAGCCTTCGCGAGGGTGCCCCGACTGCTGTTTCTCATGGGCTTTGGCTCAACATTCCAGACTATGATGCCCCTACCCAGCTTGTGAAGCCTCGTGAGAGAAATAACAG GTATGTTGATGCTGTTCTTACAATCCCGAAGGGTACCTTGTTTCCAATGTGTGGAATGAACCTCGCGTTTGACCGCGAGCTCATTGGTCCTGCAATGTACTTTGGCCTTATGGGTGATGGCCAGCCTATTGGTCGCTACGATGATATGTGGGCTGGATGGTGCACCAAG GTGATTACTGATCATTTGAGCCTGGGTATTAAGACTGGTCTGCCCTACATCTGGCACAGCAAAGCAAGCAACCCATTTGTGAACCTAAAGAAGGAATACAACGGCATCTTCTGGCAGGAGGAGCTGATCCCCTTCTTCCAGTCCGTGACTCTCTCAAAGGAGGCCACCACTGTCCAGAAGTGTTACCTTGAGCTGGCCAAGCAGGTGAGGGCGAAGCTGGGCAAGGTGGATGGCTACTTCAACAAGCTTGCTGATGCCATGGTCACATGGATCGAGGCTTGGGATGAGCTCAACCCACCAAAGGGTGCAATTACCACCACCAACGGCCCTGCTCTGAAGAGCAAGTGA